AGAATCTTGCAAGGTCccgaacacacacacctctgccaGTACAAGCACGATGCCCAGAACAGAACTGGGAAAAAAGATGCATTGGATAGATAAATCAACAGACAATATTCATTGTATCCATCTTAGTCCTGCAAACAACCTGCCGGTCTTCATTGATCCTAATATAATAAGAACACAGCTACACTATGGAACCTACACAACTGCTGTGTTTCAGTGAGTACTCATGCAGCATATCTTTAGAAAGCTCTTGAGATTCTTGTGGTCTGATTGATGCAAACCATTTTGCAACTGCAGCTAAATCAGCTACTCTGTGAGAGCACCAAGAAACTAGTTGCAAACTGTGGCATCTCACCCAAGGCACCACATATCAGGGATGGACTGGAGCCAAATAACAGGCCTGGAGTTTGTCCCGAATAGGCTGACCACAACCAGAATACATACACATGTCAAGATACTATCCCACATTACTACTAGTCATGGTCTCATATTCCCAGTACCAAGTTACTTTgttgaatgtgtttgttttttgagatagaagacaaaccacttctctccaattaagctgtttattttctaaatatcagtgtcccaaaagaatcttgtacaaggactttttctgtttggaacagcctcccagaaaagggTAAAATCTATAGTGaatacaacattttattcagtctaGTATTATGTGATAGGTCATAGATATAAACATCTAATTCAATTATTGAAATAATAAACCGTGGTTTAGACTTAGTTCTCccattagttggtgcacagatatgtccatatctcttggcacaCGATTCATCCAATCCCCACGAGCCGCACCCTGTAAAAAGAACCCTCCTGCAAACTTTTTCCCGCTTTCTACCAGTTAGTATTATTCCATTGttagctgagatgtgatgcagccaTTAGTGGTATCTCACAGGGAGGATGCAGGTGTCCCTtagggaggattattatggttttcTCCCTCAAACAACCTTGAGTTAGCAGTTTCAGTAAAATGAATTGTTACATTATAAGAAAATAGGACTGTGCTGTGTATCAAAGCCAAAACTCTatctttgttagtgtgtgtgcatgtggagaaggagaagcattttttttataagCGGCTGTAGCTTTCTAGCCTGACCTGTCTGTGTCCATCAGAGCTTTGAGCTAGAGCTTAGTTCCAGCTCTCATCAAGCACAACTCATGGATTCGTTGCACATTAAATGgttattatcaatattataaCACTCATATGTaatatcaatttcagtgttcagttatTAGTACCTTCGTGAGAGTATTCACCTTGTGATGTGCTTCTTGATTAGCTATGTTaaacaatgcaataaaattACCTCGTTATATGAATAACAGATTACAAATGGTGACAGCATCTAAAGCTCTAGTCCAACTGGAAATGTTACACTTATTATTGTATAagtaaagttgaaaaaaaacctTAGGAAGAATGTTACAGAGGCTGTAAGTATATGAAGACATATTTAGATGCTTGGATAAGTATTAAGGTGACTAATGTAATGGTGGAGAGAACAGCTGCTTCTTCAGAAGGTATTTTTCCTGCACATCTGTATATGACATCACCACTgtcaagatgtttttttttccggtGGGCATAAGCACAaatgcttccagctgtttctgtGAATTAGTGCTTTTTTTGGTGTATTTGAGGACAGAGAAACTTCTCTCACAAGCTGCTTGTatccaaagcaaaaaatgtgCCAACAGGTTATATCATGTAAGCAGTTGATAGTAAGATATTAGGCAATCTTTGCAAGCCCTGCAGATGTTGTTTTCATGCCTCTTCTGCCCTACCATCTTCTCCTATATACTCATCAAAGTATTAGTTTAAACTGTGGCCACTGAACTGCCAATAACTTAACTCACATTGCAAACATTTGCTCAGTTCTCCTGCTAAGATGATCCACACTGGTAAAATATTCAGTCCAAAagcttttccacatttttgctATATGGCTCAGGGTTACAGTTTGGCACAACTCAACATCCTGCAACCTGTGGATTGATCTGACATTGCAAGGCATGTTTTCAGTCATGTTCTTTGTGCTTCACGTGGGTGTATTAAAATGCTCTGCCATTGCTGATTGCTTGCTATTCCTGAGATGGGTAATGACTGCTAAGAAGTCCCTCAGGATCTGTCAGTCTCTTCACCTCAGTAGCTTGTTAGAGGATGCTGCTAATGAGCAAAGGAGACACACAGCAGCTTTCAATTGTCTCAGCAAATCTATGAGGAGTTGAGGGATGCCTGCAAAAGGAACCGTCACCCGAGGCAGGTAATTGCTGTTGATGAGCAAATGGTTGCCTTCAAAACCTGCATAGCACTGAAACAATACATTGAAAACAAGCCTGGTCACTGGGGATATTAATTCTTCACTCTGACAGGCCCCAGGAATGGTTACACATGGGATTTTGTTTGGTctacaaggaaaaactccaggGAAGCACACAGTTATGAGCTGATGGTGGAATGAAAAGACACATGGTTGCTGGACAGCAGCTACAAGCTCTTTGTTCACAATTTTTACACAAGCCCCAACTGATTTACTTCAGAGGAAGGCCACAACCATCCCCCATAAACAGGAATTGACAAAAATCAGCAGGCTGGACTGCATTGTATTAGTAAGTACCACCTCTTCTTTGTTCAGTGGTGATACATGAGGGTTGTCATCCTGTGTTCTGCAGTCCACACGACCCATGCAGAGGACACAGTGTAAAGGAAGGTACTGGGCACTGAGAGACGTCCCAGTTCCACCAGCAGTGAAGGAGTACAGCTGCCATGTATTTCATATTCAACTATGTCTTATGCACTTTGAAATGTGATAATTTGTTTACCTGTAGGTGAAGTGGATCTCTCTGATCCCCTGATAGAACACTACAAAGTCATGCACAAGACCCAGAAATGGTAAGATGCTTTTCTATCACTTCATGGACATTGCAGCTGTGCATGTCCTCTTCCACTACATAGAGGAGAGGTTCCTATGTACACAAAGGCATTCCAAGTGACACTCACCGAGGACCTGTGGTCACACTCCACAGCCAGATTCAAACGTTCTCAGGCTGATGTATATTATTGGTTGCAGCACCACTGGCTGGCAGTGCCATGCAAAACACCAATGAAGTGGTCCCCCTGTTAGGtgcctttgtgttttgttcccAGATCTGACATCTAGAATGACTGCATGTTATTGAtaacctgtaaaaaaatatGGCAACAAACAGTTTGTATTCCAcaattgcatttgttttgacTCTTTTACTTCCACCAACTTTAGTTTCATGAGAGGAAAAAGTACTACAATGTGTGCATTCAGTTTCTCTGCAGTAATACTGTTACTGGTATTATACTTCCTATCTATCATTAGAGCTCCAAATTGTGACTCAGTACGGTCAAGCATTCAAGACAAGTAGCCTTTTTATCTTATGTATCTAACCAAGAGGATTTGGGAGTCCCCAAATGGCCATTTTGGGAAAACATACCTTAGAAAAACCTGTGTAAAATATTGGTTTTCTGTGGTATTGTTCCCAAATTGAAACTTGAACTAGATTGCTCTAGAGTCTAGACCCTTGTggttttccatctgttgtcatCTGCTGGCATTTGTTAGCAAATCAGTTTTGACAGGCAGAAATAAAAGCCTTCAACATGAGTGCATTCAGATTCTATTAGTCAATGCCAGCAACGCTTGTAGTAATTCTGTCTGTTGCAGAAAGAATGCTATAATGCTATATTTTGAGAGATGAAAATCATGCACAAGctccacatttttaaagaacagTTGACAGTCAGATAGCAATTTTTGACTAAATTTTGAGAAACGgttctttgtagtcatttgatTGCTTCAAGACTGCTTCCTGTTCATGAACTCCCTCCATCTACAGATGTGTCATCATGAATGTGGTTAAAATTATAGATTTGATATCATAAATGTGTGTACACATAAAACTGTGTAAGGCATGTGTATTAGACCCACCCTGCTGTAAAATTATTAACAACTGttgattaatttgttgaaatgtCTGACAGTTGATTATATGAGCTCATTAATTTAAGTgacagtattttaaaatgttagttAAATGCTGCAGCCTAGTGTTGGATATAGGAATTAactttaccaaaaaaaatgcaagtctGTTATTCACATAAGTACcaatttaaagcatttaaagATTTATGTTATGATACAGTTGTATACTTTGCAgacacagcaaacaaacaacaagcaCAACAAAGCAGTTAATTTAATGCATAATACATGTTACAAGCAGTAATTGGCAACATTAAGATCTGTGTAAGGCCAAATGATTTACATTGTGCATTGGATAttgcatttattaaaaattgATTACAAAACTCACTTGTGTTGAACACATTCATAGTATGTTGCAGCACTCACATTGTATTTTTAGGCTTTATGCCTTGTGGGTTTATTTTCAACCATAAACTTGATGACGtatctgtgttattttttctttcggTGTTTGCTGAATTGAGAAATGTCCAGGTTTGTTAATTTTACTTTGTCCACCAATTCTCTAAACTCACACACAAGAGACTTTGTTGAGTTCTGCTCACTGTTCCTTGTTCCAGGTTAGATATTAGAAGAACTATTAATAACAAAGTCACCGTTGGCTCCCCGCTGTGTTGGTGAAATACCAACAGCAGGGACTTTGAAGAGGCTTCCATGAGCACCTGACAGCCTCTCACTTCCTATTCATGTAGTTTTCAGCAACAGACACTGAGCTCATGAGATCCTGAGGGAGTGGACAGATGGTGGGTTTCAAAGCCCCTACATTCACTGTCTTGTTATCCATTCCAGTCTGCAAACTATTTTGGATTGGCATAATTAAGCAGTGCCACAATACAGCTCTGTTACAACCCCGGCTCGGGGGGGGGGAaagggaagcaacataaacagttgtggatggtaaaaaaaaatcaaattatttattacagaaaaggttgaacagaaaatgtgcaaaatactatacaaactgaggcagaactgaggaagagggctggtgggtgctgctcaaatcaaagaaaacatcaaaacacaaaaagagttctcataaggagaacttaacgCTACCATCgcggtggacaaaagaaaaacggaacaaaaaggctcactaaAGAGGAACtggcaaaacaaaacttacacacgagtcagcacccctaatcctGGTGAAACCTAAACAGAAGGAACTACCTGGAATGAAATGaggctgtatcagtttttaattcTAGGCCTGGCCCAATTCCTAGCACACACAGACAATCTTGCCTCGATCACATAGTAACACAAAACGGCACGCTGGGAGTCAGCTGCCCCGTTCAGTGgaactgccaactcttttaaaggagttggcagttttcggttggACAGCCTGGTAagcgccgcaccaatcactGGGACTCCCGGCCGCAGCCACGCCTCCGTCGtcgtggtccaaccagggagtggggatcacacagccctatttgcataagCCACAACATTTAGTTAACACACACACCcggggtaggaggcgctggccaTAACAAGCTCATTAGACACACAATGACGTGCTATTGCTCCTCAACTTGCATGATAACTTTAGATGCAGGAGTtgtgttggttaaaaaaatcttcacactaaaaaaaaatctctggaCAGACCCGGCGGGGGTGGAGCCAAGAGGGGACAAAGGCCTAAAGTCTGGCCACTCCACACCGTGCCCACACAACCAACCTCGGAAGTAGTTAAACATCAAACGTGCTTCCACTTAaacaaaaaacctaaaacagTTCTACTTCAGGGGCATTTTATACATAGGGTAATGGCACTCCTACATGACTAACTGTTCAGTATGAgattaattataaacttttgcTACTTAAATGGATCGGCCCCATCATTCTCTACCTGACCTCTTGTACTcttatgtcacattttgcatCTTAGGCCATGAGATCAGCATTTATGTGTATGTTTCCAAATTTCCTTACACTAGTAAAGACCATATATATCATCACAGTCTGGAGTCTCCAGTGATTCCTCCAACTACTAATTTTCTGTGACAGGATCTTTGAAACACGtgtctttgttaaaaaaaaaaaaaaaaaaaaaaatacattttggtacTTTCATTGATTTTTAATAGATCCtctggaaatgtgacaaaatctgctgggtcaaacatatacatatatgaaAGGCAAAATTGAATAGTTGCACCGtcattcagctttatttttttccatattttcttgCTCGGTCAGACAAgcagctttttctgtttttaaaggcaGCACTGTGGAATGACTCTCTCTATCTGATCTGGCATTCATTGGTATCAGAGTCATCACCATGGCACCTGGTTAGTGTCCACACTATAACACATACAGTCCCGCCTCATGTCTGCAGTAAATGAGAAGTTACAGGCTTTTGGACAGAATCCAGGCAAGCTGTCTgccctgcttccagtctttgtgcaaaGCTAAGCTTACAAGCTGCTGACTGTACATTCATGTTTACTGTACAGACATGAGAGACGCATCTATCTTTACATCTCTCTCAGATATAAAGTGCAAAAAGTGCTgttatcagaatcagaaaactATTCATTCTTGTTGGAAATGTGCCATAAATtcacttaaatgtttttttttaaagtttttttgtttatagtaTTTTTGAGCATGTCTTTTAGAGTATACTAACCTTTAACGTTAATGTTAATCTTGTTACAAACCTCTATTGTTGtttgtaagctgctgaatacttgaatttccctcctGATTATTaagaatctatctatctatctatctatctatctatctatctatctatctatctatctatctatctatctatctatctatctatctatctagataaGGTGGCTGCTGGTGGACGTCCTCGTCGTCTATCGATTTAACTTGTCAGTGGAGTTCTACAAGTGACCTGTTGGGGGCAGCAGTACGCTCGTGCTGCTTCCAGTCTGCCACAAtttcagcagaagaagaagaagcaggtaCAACTTCcgactgtttgtgttttggcaGCAGTTGACAAAAGGAAGGCGTCGGCACATAGCCacaaatttcttcattttaatgccaAAATGGGGGCTTGTCTTGCCTTGTGTTCTTTAGCAAGCTGTGTAAGTATCTCACATCTGTAGCGATATTGTCTTTTGTATAAACGGAATACGTTTGTTCATTACCGTTAGGCTAAACgaacaattaaaataagaatTGCTGTCAGTTAAGTGTTAACTACGTGACAGGTAACGTAAACCGCTGACCATAACCAGCTAGTTAGTAAGTTAATATGATTCTAGCTGCACAAAGCATATATCTACATGTCGCTATCGCTGAATTTCCAGGAAGTTAGCGTGGTAAGCTAGGCTGTCAACAGAATAAATAATGAGTGAGGAAATGTCCGAACACAACAGGCCATTTATGCAACGTTAGAAACATGGACCTGCAGCTGGCAACTTTAAAAAGCCTCGTTAAAGCTActgagttgttgttatttatacatattttgGTTAGTCTTTTAATGCAACAGCTGCTGGACAGGCcaaaaaaagcagaagtaaCGTTAGCTTAAACGGTTTAAACAGAGCAGCTAAGTCATTGATGAGTTAAGGGGGAACCTGTCTTTCTCTTGAGTAACTACAGATTTCATAACAACAAGGAAGACAGTTTTTCTTTACGTTTTTGTGACAAACTGGGTTAACTATAGCTGTGTTGGTAGATACAGTAGCTTTATGAATCTAGATCGGAGATGTGCGTGATAACCACGCGACCTGTATTGTAAACTCATTATCACGTTTAATCATTTATCAGCCCAGCATTTCCAGTGGTACACACCTATTTCTGATTGCCATTATGACTAAGCACTTGAGAACATTTGTTTGACTATTtcctcatattttttttttaaaggcctaAAGAGTTGTTTGACATGGGAGTATGGCCAAGTGCGATATCACAAAGGGCGGGATTGTTTATTGCAGATTAATCTGCTGAGTAAAGATTAGGTTGTTTTGGtccataaaataataatgaagtgACTGGTGTTTTTTGTTAACAAACCAAAGATACTTAGATATTAGATAAATAGATTATTGTGATAAAGAAGGAAGGAGCACAgacaatattcacatttagaAAGTGGGAATAagaattgtaaaaatgtaaatgattgttttgttttttctgaaggAAGTTTTTTGAAATTATTGGTGATTACTGTAATCGTTGACAACTAATTGAATAACACTCAGGCTACAAATCATATTATCCAGACATACAGTGACTTTCTTATGCAGATTGTattgaaaataatgtttagacttttttagtggaaattgaattttaaaaatggccattaatatttaatatttttgaagCCCTAATTTTTGAAGCCCTCTTTTGCCCAAAGGGTTAAcagtctctgtttttttttctccatccttcttcttttccttcctctttatCACTCGCAGGCCTCTTGTCTGTGTGGCTCAGCACCATGTCTTTTGTGTGGCTGCTGTCCCTCCTCCAATAACTCCACCATCACACGGCTggttttctccttctttttgcTGCTGGGGACCATGGTGTCTGTCATCATGATCCTTCCTGGCATGGAAACGCAGCTCCGCAAGGTGAGATCAGTTTTCTTAATGCTATCATTTTACAATAGGCAAGTATGACTTGCATTTTGAAGATTAAGCAAGATTCCTTGTACAACAGCATGTCTttattgtgctgttttattttctgtttgcatttgTTGCACAGTTTTTACATGAGAAATGGCTAAAATGTGTTGCAGGATGCTTTTACTGCAGTCacttaatttattatttgtaaagaaatatTTGCTTTGTTACATGTGTTCTGTAGGAAGTACTTAGTGGGTAAGCTTAATTGCAAATTTCTTTTGTGCAACTCTCTTCTGTTTTATAGATCCCAGGATTTTGCCAGGGAGGAACTACTATACCTGGCATCGAAAACCAATTCAACTGTGATGTCATTGTGGGCTACAAGTCAGTATATCGTATGTGCTTTGCCATGGCCTGCTTCTTTTTCCTGTTCTCTGCCATCATGATTCGTGTCCGTAGCAGCAAAGACCCCCGTGCAGCTCTTCAAAATGGGTAATAGTTTGATTGCTTTGCAAGTGCTgcttttatctgtctgtctgtcttctgtaCCAATGATGCGtttgtaaatatttgttttccaggttctggttctttaAGTTTCTGATCCTGGTTGGAATTACAGTCGGAGCTTTTTTCATCCCCGATGGAACATTTCATACAGGTACTAACATATTTACATCAGTAAgccacatactgtatatattgaGTCTTAACTAAGGCAGTTATATTCCCATTCTGCAGTATCAGAGaactgttttgtctttgcaCTTCATAGTGTGGTTTTACTTCGGAGTTGTGGGGTCCTTCATCTTCATTCTAATCCAGCTTATTCTCCTCATCGACTTTGCCCACTCATGGAATAAGATCTGGgtagaaaatgctgaaaatacgGACAACAAATGCTGGTTTGCAGGTAAAGCACTCACTTAAAAGCAGGTGTTTCATTTTAAGCCATATATTTGATACAGGTTTGAATTTTTATATTAGCAGGCATGATATTGTAATAACTTGGTATGTCAagtatgtatgtgtttgtgtagcaTGTTGTGTGAGCAACAGTTTTTTAGATGAAAATTCACagtgaattttatttatgtggTTGGTAGTGAGAATTGTCTACCAAATTTCTAGCGTTTAAAAGGCTTTCTCTGCTGTCTAAGTCAAtacctgatttttacaatactTGTATTACCTATCTTTCCAGGGCTACTGTCTTTCACTGTCCTCCAGTATGCACTGGCGATCACTGCTGTGGTGCTTTTCTACATTCACTACACAAAACCAGATGACTGCACAGAACATAAAGTGTTCATCAGCCTCAACCTTATCTTCTGCATCATCATCTCTGTTGTCTCCATCCTACCAAAGATACAGGTAAAATGTGGgaatgttttgaaatgtttgttaattttatatgtatgtatgtatgtatgtatgtatgtatgtatgtatgtatgtatatatatatttagcatTCATAAGAGGTTTAGCCTGTAAAGTCCAGCTCACACTGTGATCGATCGAAGTAGATAAACACGCAAGTCAGGTGATGCTAATGacttgtatttttctttatgcTGTAATATTAGTGGAACAtacagtgacagaaaattatCCTTTTTATCCTGTTTTGGTCTTTCAGTGTTTATAGTGAAATTTGAGAAAACACTACAAGGgttaggtttaaaaaaaaagacatgtaaaaCCAGTTCCAACACTGTATCCATAAAAATTATAAACTATacatgatttaaatttggctgtGAGTTGTCTTCTTTTGCAGCAGTTCAAGCCCCTAGTGCTTCTGCGATGCTTGTAACTCCTCCATTAAGTCCTGTTATCTGAACACGTCGAgcacaaactgtcaaaatgcaGACCCTTGAATTTGAATTTCTTCTAAGCCAGATCTACAAATTAGGCCAGGTGGGGATCTTGTTGTGGTCAAAAAATCAAAGCATAATCACCACACTGTGATGAGGTACACACTGCATTGGACACCCACATGCCATTGCACCACATCTCTTTACAGGAACCAGCATAATTACATTTATCTTGGCCTTGACCTTATTTTGggttaagttttattttcaggcagggctgttattttacacactTGAAGACATGCTCCTCCCCTGCTTTATGAATGCTTAGCATTAGTTTGGATTTTgctgttgtcatattttggccaattaaattaatgtttgtttgttctgttaaTTACAGGAAGCTCAGCCTCACTCTGGTCTGCTTCAGGcttctctcatctctctctACACCATGTATGTCACTTGGTCTGCAATGACCAACAACCCAAGTGAGTCTCTGGATTCCTCGTTGCATGCTCTTCTATAGCCTTTGGTTGCATGTTCACTTATGGTTATACTCACTGTTACTGTATTGTATGTACTTGGCGTCTCtgtgctgcagcattttgagcATAGAGGTGAGTTTTTCTGGCACGCTATAGAAACAAGGAGCTGCTTTTTGCAAATAATTAGCACACCTTCCTTGGCTCACCTTGTGTAATCTGCCTTTCCAGAGTGAATGGTAGCAGTGGGTGATCATATGGTTAGTTTTGTGTAAACATAGGTGTCTGTGATCCATTTTCACacaacagtgaaaatgtgtCTCAAATACCCTCATAGAATTGGATTTcacttttctttgaaaagatgCTAATCATCCTTGTCATTTCCGAGAATCAAGTTTCGGTGTTTATGAAACGCTGCACACACTGTGGCTGTAGTCAACAGCTGCATATTTTGACTATGCAAAGCATACCAATACAAAAGATCAGTTAGTATACACCAGTAATATAGAatcaatgtttttaatgtttcagtGTTGAATTTAAGAGAACAGTTTGAAACACTTGCGTGGATGATGCCCTGTTAAAGGAAACCagtgttttcacatttattttaatgtcagggaaaatgatacattttaaatttaaaacatttgcattttgctAGTACATTATCATTGCCAAGAACACCTTTTTACCAGCTTCTGAGGTGTTTGTGTCATCATTAGTGTGataatatagatttttaaaaattcagataACTTCAGAGAGTTATGTTTA
This genomic stretch from Amphiprion ocellaris isolate individual 3 ecotype Okinawa chromosome 9, ASM2253959v1, whole genome shotgun sequence harbors:
- the serinc2l gene encoding serine incorporator 1: MGACLALCSLASCASCLCGSAPCLLCGCCPSSNNSTITRLVFSFFLLLGTMVSVIMILPGMETQLRKIPGFCQGGTTIPGIENQFNCDVIVGYKSVYRMCFAMACFFFLFSAIMIRVRSSKDPRAALQNGFWFFKFLILVGITVGAFFIPDGTFHTVWFYFGVVGSFIFILIQLILLIDFAHSWNKIWVENAENTDNKCWFAGLLSFTVLQYALAITAVVLFYIHYTKPDDCTEHKVFISLNLIFCIIISVVSILPKIQEAQPHSGLLQASLISLYTMYVTWSAMTNNPNRKCNPSLLSLVSNVSNSEPSGDSNPGQVQWWDAQGIVGLIIFLFCTLYASIRSSSNTQVNKLMQTEEGGGSGGEGVVGEDGIRRAVDNEEDGVTYSYSFFHFHLFLASLYIMMTLTNWYQPDTTTQAMQSSMPAVWVKMSSSWLGLGLYLWTLIAPLIFPDRDFN